A genome region from Arachis duranensis cultivar V14167 chromosome 6, aradu.V14167.gnm2.J7QH, whole genome shotgun sequence includes the following:
- the LOC107495823 gene encoding probable xyloglucan glycosyltransferase 12 has product MAPLFNMFGKNKESHRGTPVVVKMENPNWSMVELEAPSEEDFIVTTTATTTSHNTSSRDKARGKNAKQLTWVLLLKAHRAAGCLASLPPALLSLASAVKRRVVSGRTDAENDSDVNGVGVGVGREKENHRVKARFYYCIKLFLYLSVILLCFEVAAHYFKGWNFVHFGAPHLHLEQFWSHFGVKGLFGWVYSRWVLIRVEYLAPPLQFLANVCIVLFLIQSLDRLVLCLGCFWIRYKKIKNVAAEDYGDLDLESGEKKGFFPMVLVQIPMCNEREVYQQSIGAVCNLDWPKSKLLIQVLDDSDDPITQSLISDEVKKWQQEGANIVYRHRVIREGYKAGNLKSAMSCSYVKDYEFVAIFDADFQPTADFLKRTVPHFKDNDELGLVQTRWSFVNKDENLLTRLQNINLAFHFEVEQQVNGIFLNFFGFNGTAGVWRIKALEDAGGWLERTTVEDMDIAVRAHLHGWKFIFLNDVECQCELPESYEAYRKQQHRWHSGPMQLFRLCLPAIIRSKISLSKKFNIIFLFFLLRKLILPFYSFTLFCIILPMTMFVPEAELPAWVVCYIPATMSFLNILPAPKSFPFIVPYLLFENTMSVTKFNAMISGLFQLGSAYEWVVTKKSGRSSEGDLVSMVEKPPKHHQRVASAPVLAENNEEIQRQEKKKIASSSSSSSKKNKKHNRIYMKELALAFLLLTASARSLLSAQGIHFYFLLFQGISFLLVGLDLIGEQVD; this is encoded by the exons atgGCACCTTTATTCAACATGTTTGGGAAGAACAAAGAGAGCCATAGAGGTACCCCTGTGGTGGTGAAGATGGAGAATCCAAACTGGTCCATGGTTGAACTTGAAGCTCCTTCTGAAGAAGACTTCATTGttacaacaacagcaacaacaacatcacACAACACTTCATCAAGAGACAAAGCAAGAGGGAAAAACGCAAAGCAACTAACTTGGGTTCTTCTCCTTAAAGCTCACAGAGCCGCAGGTTGTTTGGCTTCTTTGCCTCCTGCATTGTTGTCCCTTGCTTCTGCTGTTAAACGACGTGTCGTTTCTGGAAGAACTGATGCTGAAAACGACAGTGATGTTAATGGTGTTGGTGTCGGTGTTGGGAGGGAGAAGGAAAATCATAGGGTTAAGGCAAGGTTCTATTATTGTATCAAGTTGTTTCTTTATTTATCTGTGATCTTACTTTGTTTTGAGGTTGCTGCTCACTACTTCAAAGGTTGGAACTTTGTTCACTTTGGTGCACCCCATCTTCATTTGGAGCAATTTTGGTCACATTTTGGGGTTAAGGGCTTGTTTGGTTGGGTTTATTCGCGGTGGGTCTTGATCCGTGTGGAGTACCTTGCTCCACCATTGCAGTTCCTTGCCAATGTCTGCATTGTGTTGTTCCTTATTCAGAGCTTGGATAGGCTTGTGCTTTGCTTGGGTTGTTTTTGGATCCGGTATAAGAAGATCAAGAATGTTGCTGCTGAAGATTATGGTGATTTAGATCTTGAATCTGGGGAGAAGAAAGGGTTCTTTCCTATGGTGTTAGTCCAGATCCCCATGTGCAATGAGAGAGAG GTTTATCAGCAATCGATTGGTGCTGTTTGCAATTTGGATTGGCCTAAGTCCAAGTTGCTAATTCAAGTTCTAGACGATTCAGATGATCCAATAACTCAGTCTTTGATCAGTGATGAGGTGAAGAAATGGCAACAAGAGGGTGCCAACATTGTGTATCGGCATAGGGTGATCAGAGAGGGTTACAAGGCAGGTAACTTGAAATCTGCCATGAGTTGTAGCTATGTGAAAGACTACGAGTTTGTCGCAATTTTCGATGCTGATTTTCAGCCTACTGCTGATTTCCTTAAAAGAACAGTTCCTCATTTTAAG GATAACGACGAATTGGGATTAGTTCAAACGAGATGGTCTTTTGTGAACAAGGATGAGAACCTTTTAACACGGTTACAGAACATAAATTTGGCTTTCCATTTCGAGGTTGAGCAGCAAGTAAATGGGATCTTCCTTAATTTCTTTGGGTTCAATGGCACCGCCGGAGTGTGGAGAATTAAGGCCTTGGAGGATGCCGGTGGTTGGTTGGAGAGGACCACTGTTGAGGACATGGACATTGCCGTTCGAGCACATCTTCATGGCTGGAAATTCATCTTCCTCAATGATGTTGAG TGTCAATGTGAGCTACCAGAATCTTATGAAGCTTATAGGAAACAGCAACATAGATGGCATTCCGGACCAATGCAATTGTTTCGCCTTTGTTTGCCCGCCATCATACGCTCGAAG ATAAGCttatcaaagaaattcaacatcATATTTCTGTTCTTTCTTCTTAGAAAATTGATACTACCTTTCTATTCATTCACACTATTCTGCATAATTCTGCCAATGACAATGTTTGTCCCGGAAGCCGAGCTCCCTGCTTGGGTTGTTTGCTACATTCCGGCCACAATGTCATTCCTTAACATCCTTCCCGCCCCGAAATCTTTCCCGTTTATAGTCCCTTACCTTCTCTTTGAGAACACAATGTCAGTCACCAAATTCAACGCCATGATCTCCGGCCTATTCCAGCTCGGTAGTGCGTACGAGTGGGTTGTAACCAAGAAATCCGGCCGATCCTCTGAAGGCGACCTAGTTTCCATGGTCGAGAAACCACCAAAGCATCATCAAAGAGTGGCCTCGGCACCTGTTCTCGCCGAAAATAACGAAGAGATCCAAAggcaagagaagaagaaaattgcatcatcatcctcatcatcatcaaagaagaataagaagcataatagaatatatatgAAGGAACTTGCTTTGGCCTTTTTGCTTCTAACAGCCTCAGCAAGGTCTCTTCTTTCAGCACAAGGAATCCATTTCTACTTCTTGCTTTTCCAAGGGATTTCATTCCTTTTGGTTGGTCTAGACTTGATTGGTGAACAAGTTGATTGA